A stretch of the Oceanicola sp. D3 genome encodes the following:
- a CDS encoding DMT family transporter, with amino-acid sequence MKALRQAPASVPPHAWFGVSALFHYLGPAFAVLLFPAVGVLGVAWFRITSAALIFAPVTRPWRVLARARGRELALMAGLGATLAVMNSAFYLALERLPMALVAAIEFLGTVGLALWGLRSGRNWGALGLTVAGVALLLDLPGLLGATPGWRAELAGLRCAERRTLHALRGAGPPRLGGRRGGRDRAAGRGHVPWRCFRNADRIAAGHPRFR; translated from the coding sequence ATGAAAGCTCTGCGCCAAGCCCCTGCCTCCGTTCCGCCCCACGCCTGGTTTGGCGTGTCGGCCCTGTTCCACTATCTTGGGCCCGCCTTTGCGGTGCTGCTCTTCCCCGCCGTCGGGGTGCTGGGCGTGGCCTGGTTCCGCATCACCTCGGCCGCGCTGATCTTCGCCCCCGTCACCCGCCCATGGCGCGTTTTGGCGCGTGCGCGGGGGCGGGAGCTGGCGCTGATGGCGGGTCTCGGGGCGACGTTGGCGGTGATGAACTCGGCCTTCTACCTCGCGCTGGAACGGTTGCCGATGGCGCTGGTAGCGGCAATCGAATTTCTTGGCACTGTCGGCCTCGCCCTCTGGGGACTGCGCAGCGGGCGCAACTGGGGCGCTCTGGGGCTGACCGTGGCGGGCGTTGCGCTGCTGCTCGATCTGCCGGGGCTCCTTGGCGCCACGCCGGGGTGGCGGGCAGAGTTGGCGGGGCTGCGCTGTGCTGAACGGCGGACTCTTCATGCTTTACGTGGTGCTGGGCCACCGCGCCTCGGAGGACGGCGCGGCGGGCGGGATCGAGCGGCTGGGCGCGGCCATGTGCCTTGGCGCTGTTTTCGTAATGCCGATCGGATTGCTGCAGGCCACCCGCGCTTTCGGTGA
- a CDS encoding ABC transporter transmembrane domain-containing protein codes for MARAPQTNPDDRPGSRRVGALRALAPFFAPYKLMALAALGALILTAGVSLILPLAARRVVDNFGTADVALLDRYFFAAIGIAAIFALGTALRYWLVTRLGERVVADIRKAVFNRMIGMSPAYYEKLMTGEVLSRITTDTTLILSVIGSSASWFLRNILLFVGGLILMFFTTPKLSLMVLGIIPVVIIPILVLGRRLRSLSRENQDWIAASSGNASEALLAVQTVQAFTHEAPSRDQFGEVTEQSFSSAKKRITVRAAMTAIIIFVVFCGILGVLWIGARDVRDGVMTAGELVQFVIYAGIMAGAVAALSEIWGELQRAAGATERLIELLVAEDSVADPAEPLALEGRARGAIGFSDVVFHYPTRPGEAALSGVSFNVQPGETIALVGPSGAGKSTIFQLLLRFYDPASGEITLDGTRLDAVTREALRRQLALVPQDPVIFAATVAENILFGCPDASRAEVEAAAKAAAAHEFITDLPEGYDTYVGERGAMLSGGQKQRIAIARAILRDAPVLLLDEATSALDAESEQLVQQAVEALSAERTTLIVAHRLATVKKADRILVFEKGQIVATGTHDTLVAQGGLYARLARLQFTEGLAAE; via the coding sequence ATGGCGCGTGCCCCACAGACCAACCCCGATGATCGTCCCGGCTCGCGCCGCGTTGGCGCGCTGCGTGCGCTCGCGCCGTTCTTCGCGCCCTACAAGCTCATGGCCCTCGCCGCGCTCGGTGCGCTGATCCTCACCGCCGGCGTCTCGCTGATCCTTCCCCTCGCCGCACGCCGGGTGGTCGACAACTTCGGCACCGCCGATGTTGCCCTGCTCGATCGCTACTTTTTCGCCGCCATCGGCATCGCCGCCATCTTCGCGCTCGGCACCGCGCTGCGCTACTGGCTGGTCACACGGCTGGGCGAGCGCGTGGTGGCCGACATCCGCAAGGCGGTGTTCAACCGGATGATCGGCATGAGCCCGGCCTATTACGAAAAGCTGATGACCGGCGAGGTGCTCTCGCGCATCACCACCGACACCACGCTGATCCTCTCGGTGATCGGCTCCTCGGCCTCATGGTTTTTGCGGAATATCCTGCTCTTCGTCGGCGGGCTGATCCTGATGTTCTTCACCACGCCCAAGCTCTCGCTGATGGTGCTCGGCATCATCCCCGTGGTCATCATCCCCATCCTCGTGCTGGGCCGCCGCTTGCGCAGCCTCAGCCGCGAAAACCAGGACTGGATCGCCGCCTCCTCCGGCAACGCCTCCGAAGCCCTGCTGGCGGTCCAAACCGTGCAGGCCTTCACCCACGAGGCCCCCAGCCGCGATCAGTTCGGCGAGGTGACCGAGCAGAGCTTCTCCTCCGCCAAAAAACGCATCACCGTGCGCGCGGCGATGACGGCGATCATCATTTTCGTGGTGTTCTGTGGCATCCTCGGCGTGCTCTGGATCGGCGCGCGCGATGTGCGCGATGGCGTGATGACGGCGGGTGAGCTTGTGCAATTCGTCATCTACGCCGGCATCATGGCCGGCGCCGTGGCCGCGCTCTCTGAAATCTGGGGCGAGTTGCAACGCGCCGCCGGGGCGACCGAGCGGCTGATCGAGCTGCTGGTTGCCGAGGATTCGGTGGCAGACCCGGCAGAGCCGCTCGCGCTTGAGGGCCGCGCCCGCGGTGCCATCGGCTTCAGCGACGTGGTGTTCCACTATCCCACGCGCCCCGGCGAGGCCGCGCTCTCTGGCGTGTCCTTCAACGTGCAGCCGGGCGAAACCATCGCCCTCGTCGGCCCCTCCGGGGCAGGCAAATCCACCATCTTCCAGCTTCTGCTGCGCTTCTACGATCCCGCCTCCGGCGAGATCACTCTGGATGGAACGCGGCTCGATGCTGTCACCCGCGAGGCCCTGCGCCGCCAGCTTGCCCTCGTGCCGCAAGACCCGGTGATCTTCGCCGCCACTGTGGCCGAAAACATCCTCTTCGGCTGCCCCGATGCCAGCCGCGCCGAAGTGGAGGCCGCCGCCAAAGCCGCCGCCGCCCACGAGTTCATCACCGATCTGCCCGAGGGCTATGACACCTATGTGGGCGAACGCGGCGCCATGCTCTCCGGCGGCCAAAAGCAACGCATCGCCATCGCCCGCGCCATCCTGCGCGACGCCCCCGTGCTGCTGCTCGACGAGGCCACATCGGCACTCGATGCCGAAAGCGAGCAACTGGTCCAACAAGCCGTCGAGGCCCTCTCGGCAGAGCGCACGACGCTGATCGTCGCCCACCGCCTTGCGACCGTGAAAAAGGCCGACCGCATCCTCGTGTTCGAGAAGGGCCAGATCGTCGCAACCGGCACCCACGACACCCTCGTCGCCCAAGGCGGCCTCTACGCCCGATTGGCCCGGCTCCAGTTCACCGAAGGGCTGGCGGCCGAATAA
- a CDS encoding acyl-CoA synthetase, with protein sequence MSFQSTADLRAIENQMTWEERGMPATIYDFISATKAKHGARPALSYQIFSDPGAKAETLSWNELHAKTTQAANLFRSLGVGPNDTVAYLLPNANETVVTLLGGAVAGIVNPINPLLEPDHIAAILRQTGAKVLVTMKSFPKSDVAQKAAEAVKHAPNVTTVLEVDLLRYVTGLKKFIIPFIRPKVDHGHHANVMDFNAELAKQRPDALEFPDPKEDRVAAYFHTGGTTGMPKVAQHKVSGMVYNGWIGHELLFTEQDNVLCPLPLFHVFACHVIFMAAIASGMHVVFPTPAGYRGDGVFDNFWKLIERWKISFIITVPTALSALMQRPVDADVSTVKTAFSGSSPLPVELFNRFEKATGVEVVEGYGLTECTCLVSCNPPSGEKKIGSVGIPFPYTEVKILCDTPDGPTECGTDDVGEICVSSPGVFPGSTYTEEDKNHKLFHHDVYLRTGDLGRIDEEGYLWITGRAKDLIIRGGHNIDPAEIEDALAGHEAVAFAGAIGQPDAHSGELPCAYVELVSGANVTEQELIEYANERIHERAAYPKYLEILSELPKTAVGKVFKPDLRRMAITRIYNEALEGTGAEVAEVVEDKKRGLVAKLKKTGQTDEARVAEALGSFTRPWDWA encoded by the coding sequence ATGAGCTTTCAGAGCACCGCAGATCTGCGCGCGATCGAAAACCAGATGACCTGGGAAGAGCGGGGCATGCCCGCCACGATCTACGATTTCATCTCGGCCACCAAGGCCAAGCACGGCGCGCGCCCTGCGCTCAGCTACCAGATCTTCTCCGACCCCGGTGCCAAGGCCGAAACCCTCAGCTGGAACGAGCTGCACGCCAAAACCACGCAGGCCGCCAACCTCTTCCGGTCGCTGGGCGTTGGCCCCAACGACACCGTCGCCTACCTGCTGCCCAACGCCAATGAAACCGTGGTCACCCTGCTCGGCGGCGCGGTGGCGGGTATCGTCAACCCGATCAACCCGCTGCTGGAGCCCGATCACATCGCCGCCATCCTGCGCCAGACCGGCGCCAAGGTGCTGGTGACGATGAAGAGCTTCCCCAAGTCCGACGTGGCCCAGAAGGCGGCCGAGGCCGTCAAGCATGCGCCGAACGTCACCACCGTGCTCGAGGTCGACCTGCTGCGCTACGTCACCGGGCTGAAAAAGTTCATCATCCCCTTCATCCGCCCCAAGGTCGACCACGGCCACCACGCCAATGTGATGGATTTCAACGCCGAGCTGGCCAAGCAGCGCCCGGATGCGCTGGAGTTCCCCGACCCCAAGGAAGACCGCGTCGCCGCCTATTTCCACACCGGCGGCACCACCGGCATGCCCAAGGTGGCCCAGCACAAGGTCTCGGGTATGGTCTACAACGGCTGGATCGGCCACGAACTGCTCTTCACCGAGCAGGATAACGTGCTCTGCCCGCTGCCGCTGTTCCACGTCTTCGCCTGCCACGTCATCTTCATGGCCGCCATCGCCAGCGGCATGCATGTCGTCTTCCCCACCCCCGCAGGCTATCGCGGCGACGGGGTGTTCGATAATTTCTGGAAGCTGATCGAACGCTGGAAAATCAGCTTCATCATCACCGTGCCCACCGCGCTCTCGGCGCTGATGCAGCGGCCCGTCGATGCCGATGTCTCCACCGTCAAAACCGCCTTCTCCGGCTCCTCGCCGCTGCCGGTCGAGCTGTTCAACCGCTTCGAAAAGGCCACCGGCGTCGAGGTGGTCGAGGGCTACGGGCTGACAGAATGCACCTGCCTCGTCTCCTGCAACCCGCCCTCGGGCGAAAAGAAGATCGGCTCCGTCGGCATCCCGTTTCCCTACACCGAGGTGAAAATCCTCTGTGACACGCCGGACGGGCCAACCGAATGCGGCACCGATGACGTGGGCGAAATCTGCGTGTCCTCCCCCGGCGTCTTCCCGGGCTCGACCTATACCGAGGAGGACAAGAACCACAAACTCTTCCACCACGATGTCTACCTGCGCACCGGCGATCTGGGCCGGATCGACGAAGAGGGCTACCTCTGGATCACCGGCCGCGCCAAGGATCTGATCATCCGCGGCGGCCACAACATCGACCCGGCAGAAATCGAAGATGCACTGGCCGGTCACGAGGCGGTGGCCTTCGCAGGCGCCATCGGTCAGCCCGACGCCCATTCGGGCGAGCTGCCCTGCGCCTATGTCGAGCTGGTGAGCGGGGCCAATGTCACCGAGCAGGAGCTGATCGAATACGCCAACGAGCGCATCCACGAGCGCGCGGCCTACCCGAAATACCTCGAAATCCTGTCCGAACTGCCGAAAACGGCGGTGGGCAAGGTCTTCAAGCCCGACCTGCGGCGCATGGCGATCACCCGGATCTATAATGAGGCGCTCGAGGGCACCGGGGCGGAAGTCGCCGAAGTGGTCGAAGACAAGAAGCGCGGGCTCGTCGCCAAGCTGAAGAAAACCGGCCAGACCGACGAGGCCAGGGTGGCCGAAGCCCTCGGCAGCTTTACCCGCCCCTGGGACTGGGCGTGA
- a CDS encoding GH25 family lysozyme, whose amino-acid sequence MRWQTGLGLATAAVLLWGCGGGSGRIDAPEGATVPALVQGERATVTYVSASRAPGIPRGFGDLDPHEWSGPSPANFQVHGIDAARYQGEIDWTPARQAGVSFAWLKATEGGDHLDPGWQLNAPSARRSGVPVGGYHFYYFCTDARTQAEWFIQNVPRRKGDLPPMLDMEWNHLSPTCKKRPPADEVRASIREFSRIVTAHYGTAPVVYTTPDFYRRNDLGQLRSTEFFLRAVTAHPSEHYPEERWSFWQYSGTGLVPGVAGKVDLNAFAGSRAEWRSWLARRLQ is encoded by the coding sequence ATGAGATGGCAAACCGGGCTTGGGCTTGCAACGGCGGCGGTGCTGCTGTGGGGCTGTGGAGGCGGCAGCGGGCGGATCGACGCGCCGGAGGGCGCAACGGTGCCCGCGCTGGTGCAGGGCGAGCGCGCGACGGTGACATATGTGAGTGCCAGCCGCGCTCCGGGGATTCCGCGTGGCTTTGGTGATCTGGACCCGCATGAGTGGTCTGGCCCCTCCCCTGCCAATTTTCAGGTGCATGGCATCGACGCCGCCCGCTATCAGGGCGAGATCGACTGGACACCGGCGCGGCAGGCGGGCGTTTCCTTTGCATGGCTGAAGGCGACCGAGGGCGGCGACCATCTGGATCCGGGCTGGCAGCTCAACGCGCCGAGCGCGCGCCGCTCCGGGGTGCCGGTGGGGGGCTATCACTTTTACTACTTCTGCACCGATGCACGGACGCAGGCGGAGTGGTTCATTCAGAACGTGCCGCGCCGCAAGGGAGACCTGCCCCCAATGCTGGACATGGAGTGGAACCACCTCTCCCCCACCTGCAAGAAGCGCCCGCCAGCAGATGAGGTGCGTGCCAGCATCCGCGAGTTCTCCCGCATCGTCACCGCGCATTACGGCACCGCGCCGGTGGTTTACACCACGCCAGACTTTTATCGCCGCAACGATCTTGGCCAGCTCCGGAGCACCGAATTTTTCTTGCGGGCGGTCACGGCACACCCTTCCGAGCATTACCCAGAGGAGCGCTGGAGCTTTTGGCAATACAGCGGCACCGGGCTGGTGCCGGGTGTGGCGGGCAAGGTGGACCTGAACGCCTTTGCAGGCTCGCGCGCCGAGTGGCGCAGCTGGCTGGCGCGGCGGCTGCAGTAG
- a CDS encoding EamA family transporter — translation MPIGLLQATRAFGDPWLVIAGVGVGLCSSVIPYVCDQLAMARLPRASFALMLALLPAMAAVIGALVLAQVPGWEELLGVALVVAGVAVHRPAQ, via the coding sequence ATGCCGATCGGATTGCTGCAGGCCACCCGCGCTTTCGGTGATCCCTGGCTGGTGATCGCGGGCGTGGGGGTTGGCCTCTGCTCCTCGGTCATCCCTTACGTCTGCGACCAGCTGGCGATGGCGCGGCTGCCCCGGGCGAGCTTTGCGCTGATGCTGGCGCTCCTGCCCGCGATGGCTGCGGTGATCGGTGCTCTCGTGCTGGCGCAGGTGCCGGGGTGGGAAGAGCTTTTGGGCGTGGCGCTGGTGGTGGCGGGTGTGGCGGTGCACCGGCCTGCGCAGTGA
- a CDS encoding ABC transporter ATP-binding protein — MSTDMLAIRDLDVHFPLANGQVVRAVDGVSLTLKPGETLGLVGESGSGKTTVGKTVMRLVEATSGEIDIDGIDVRAAGQKGLKALRHKAQIIFQDPHSSLNPRMTIRRAVAEGLILNTTLRGEALRTKVSDMLISMGLPPQFHDRFPHELSGGQKQRVCIARALVLDPDLLVLDEPTSALDVSVQAQILGVLKDLRVSRPKLTQLFISHNLAVIRFLCDRVAVMYLGKIVEEGPVEQVFNDPRHPYTRALLSAVPVPSAVERPERARLTGDIPSPTAVPKGCAFHTRCPIAKMGTCDTLPPEPLPLGPGRQARCHFADQTKGALTA; from the coding sequence ATGAGCACTGACATGCTCGCCATCCGCGATCTCGACGTGCACTTCCCGCTCGCCAACGGGCAGGTGGTGCGCGCCGTCGATGGCGTCTCGCTGACGCTGAAGCCCGGCGAAACCCTCGGTCTCGTGGGCGAGAGCGGCTCGGGCAAGACGACCGTCGGCAAAACGGTGATGCGGCTGGTCGAAGCAACGTCAGGCGAGATCGACATCGACGGCATTGATGTGCGCGCCGCCGGGCAAAAGGGGCTCAAGGCACTGCGGCACAAGGCCCAGATCATCTTTCAGGATCCCCATTCCTCGCTCAACCCGCGCATGACCATCCGCCGCGCCGTGGCGGAGGGGCTGATCCTCAACACCACCCTGCGCGGCGAGGCGCTGCGCACCAAGGTCTCGGACATGCTCATTTCCATGGGCCTTCCCCCGCAGTTCCACGACCGCTTCCCGCATGAGCTGTCCGGCGGGCAAAAGCAGCGTGTCTGCATCGCCCGCGCCCTCGTGCTCGATCCCGACCTGCTGGTGCTCGACGAGCCGACGTCCGCACTCGACGTCTCGGTGCAGGCCCAAATCCTCGGCGTTCTGAAGGATCTGCGCGTCAGCCGCCCCAAGCTCACCCAGCTCTTCATCTCGCACAACCTCGCCGTCATCCGCTTTCTGTGCGACCGGGTGGCGGTGATGTATCTCGGCAAGATCGTCGAAGAGGGGCCGGTAGAGCAGGTCTTCAACGACCCGCGCCACCCCTATACCCGCGCCCTGCTCTCGGCGGTGCCCGTGCCCTCTGCCGTGGAGCGCCCCGAGCGCGCGCGGCTGACGGGCGACATCCCCAGCCCCACCGCCGTGCCCAAAGGTTGCGCCTTTCACACCCGCTGCCCGATTGCTAAGATGGGCACCTGTGACACGCTGCCACCCGAGCCCCTGCCACTCGGCCCGGGTCGGCAGGCGCGCTGTCACTTCGCAGACCAGACGAAAGGCGCACTCACGGCATGA
- a CDS encoding class I SAM-dependent methyltransferase, with protein sequence MSLTFDEATFGALNAEGYDEGILPDTLEDSVALISGLAGQGRVLEFAIGTGRVALPLAARGHVVAGIEGAPEMVEKLRAKPGGEALEVLVGDMAEARVPGEFSHAFLVFNTLFNLTTQEAQVRLFANAARHLEPGGSFLVEAFVPDLAGFTNGQRVSTKAMDMESAMIEAATWDAVNQRLDMQRIHISAEGNRLVPLVMRVAAPPEIDLMARLAGLMLEHRWGGWAREPFTADSRMHVSLYRKPAA encoded by the coding sequence GTGAGCCTCACCTTCGACGAAGCCACGTTCGGCGCGCTCAACGCCGAGGGCTACGACGAAGGCATATTACCGGACACACTGGAAGACAGCGTCGCGCTTATCTCTGGGCTGGCGGGGCAGGGAAGGGTGCTGGAATTCGCCATCGGCACCGGGCGCGTCGCCCTGCCGCTGGCCGCACGCGGGCACGTCGTTGCGGGCATCGAAGGCGCGCCCGAGATGGTCGAGAAGCTGCGCGCCAAGCCGGGCGGGGAGGCGCTGGAGGTGTTGGTGGGCGACATGGCCGAGGCCCGGGTGCCGGGCGAGTTTTCCCATGCCTTCCTCGTCTTCAACACGCTCTTCAACCTCACCACGCAGGAGGCGCAGGTGCGCCTCTTCGCCAATGCCGCGCGTCACCTGGAGCCGGGCGGCAGCTTCCTGGTCGAAGCCTTCGTGCCCGACCTCGCCGGGTTCACAAACGGCCAGCGCGTTTCCACCAAGGCGATGGACATGGAGAGCGCCATGATCGAGGCCGCCACATGGGACGCGGTGAACCAACGGCTCGACATGCAGCGCATCCATATCAGCGCCGAAGGCAACCGCCTCGTGCCGCTGGTGATGCGCGTCGCCGCCCCGCCCGAGATCGACCTGATGGCCCGCCTCGCCGGCCTCATGCTGGAGCACCGCTGGGGCGGCTGGGCCCGCGAGCCCTTCACCGCCGACAGCCGGATGCATGTTTCGCTCTATCGCAAGCCTGCCGCCTGA
- a CDS encoding Lrp/AsnC family transcriptional regulator — protein sequence MDSSVKAASHRRFESYALDAADRAILRLLMEDARMPRAQLARRVGLSPPAVAERVRRMEEAGVITGYHAHVAPSRLGFALTLLIRARPAPGRMEEMVQAIDATPQIVHCERVSGEDCFVARAHVRDVSEMEAVIDRLVPFGATNSSVVQSAPVVDRARGLLTAP from the coding sequence GTGGATTCATCGGTCAAAGCTGCCAGCCATCGTCGTTTCGAAAGCTACGCGCTTGATGCGGCTGACCGGGCGATTCTCCGGCTGCTGATGGAGGATGCCCGAATGCCACGTGCGCAACTCGCACGTCGGGTCGGCCTGTCGCCGCCCGCCGTGGCCGAACGGGTCCGCCGGATGGAGGAGGCCGGGGTGATCACCGGCTACCACGCGCATGTCGCGCCGTCGCGCCTCGGCTTCGCGCTCACCCTACTGATCCGCGCTCGCCCAGCACCCGGCCGGATGGAGGAGATGGTGCAGGCCATCGACGCCACGCCTCAGATCGTCCACTGCGAGCGGGTCTCGGGCGAGGATTGCTTCGTTGCCCGTGCCCATGTGCGCGACGTGTCCGAGATGGAAGCGGTGATCGATCGGCTTGTGCCCTTTGGCGCAACCAATAGCTCTGTGGTGCAATCGGCCCCCGTGGTCGATCGTGCCCGCGGCTTGCTCACTGCGCCCTAG
- a CDS encoding ABC transporter permease: MSTTTATPAEPVSARPMRFRETRRLVRTYSRSFSSMVGLVIVAIFLFIAAFGPLLAPYPEDAYGAVDFGAKLLPPSAEHWFGTDQVGLDIFSRVLIGARTTLQIGLTVTGIAILIGVPLGLIAGMAGGWLAETIMRITDIFLSIPGLILAIAIVGALGPGIGNAMLALSLVWWPGYVRLVQAKTLSQRNETYVDAARALGAGPLRVVFVHVLPNCLSPIIVKASMDMGLAILGAASLGFLGLGAQPPFPEWGAMISTGRSYLPDWWWCSLFPGLAIYFTVLGFNLLGDGLRDVLDPRQR; the protein is encoded by the coding sequence ATGTCCACCACCACCGCAACCCCCGCTGAGCCGGTGTCCGCCCGCCCGATGCGCTTTCGCGAAACGCGTCGGCTGGTGCGCACCTATTCGCGCAGCTTCTCCTCCATGGTCGGGCTGGTGATCGTGGCGATCTTTCTCTTCATCGCCGCCTTCGGCCCGCTGCTGGCCCCCTATCCCGAAGATGCCTACGGCGCGGTGGATTTCGGGGCCAAGCTGCTGCCGCCCTCTGCCGAGCATTGGTTCGGCACCGATCAGGTCGGGCTCGATATCTTCTCCCGCGTGCTGATCGGTGCCCGCACGACGCTGCAAATCGGCCTCACCGTCACCGGCATCGCCATCCTGATCGGCGTGCCGCTCGGCCTTATCGCAGGCATGGCGGGCGGCTGGCTGGCCGAAACCATCATGCGGATCACCGATATCTTCCTGTCGATCCCCGGCCTCATCCTCGCCATCGCCATCGTCGGCGCTCTGGGCCCCGGCATCGGCAACGCCATGCTGGCGCTCTCGCTGGTCTGGTGGCCCGGCTACGTGCGGCTGGTGCAGGCCAAAACCCTGAGCCAGCGTAACGAAACCTATGTCGACGCCGCCCGTGCGCTGGGCGCCGGTCCGCTCCGGGTGGTCTTTGTCCATGTGCTGCCCAACTGCCTCTCGCCGATCATCGTGAAGGCCTCGATGGATATGGGCCTCGCCATCCTCGGGGCCGCCTCGCTGGGCTTTCTCGGCCTCGGCGCACAGCCGCCCTTCCCCGAATGGGGCGCGATGATCTCCACCGGGCGTTCCTACCTGCCCGACTGGTGGTGGTGCTCGCTGTTTCCGGGGCTGGCGATTTACTTCACCGTGCTCGGCTTCAACCTGCTTGGCGATGGCCTGCGCGACGTTCTGGACCCGAGGCAACGATGA
- a CDS encoding ABC transporter ATP-binding protein: MSTPAPTLEIDDFSLVFDTFDGTYHAIDRVSLALKPGEALGLVGETGCGKSVLTRAAFGLVPTPPARITSGSVRLEGRELLGLSDRALRGVRGKDVAMIFQDPMTYLNPVFRVGTQLVDAIRAQSGGKASKAEARALALEMLEKVHLPNPDRQFRAYPHELSGGMRQRVLIAMALAAKPKLLIADEPTTALDVTIQAQILDLMAELVEDMGLTMIMISHDLGVVAQVCSRVAVMYAGKIVEDAPIRRIFDAPSHPYTQGLLAALPHPFKPVDKLASIPGSLPDLLNPPPGCRFAARCPKAHAACAAPVAFREVEPGHNVACTLYEPTDIKEPAHEH, encoded by the coding sequence ATGAGCACACCCGCACCGACACTCGAAATCGACGATTTCTCGCTGGTCTTCGACACCTTCGACGGCACCTACCACGCCATCGACCGGGTGAGCCTTGCGCTGAAACCCGGCGAGGCGCTCGGGCTGGTGGGCGAAACCGGCTGCGGCAAATCGGTGCTGACCCGCGCCGCCTTCGGCCTCGTGCCCACGCCGCCCGCCCGCATCACCTCCGGCTCTGTGCGGCTGGAAGGGCGCGAGCTGCTCGGCCTGTCCGATCGTGCCCTGCGCGGCGTTCGCGGCAAGGACGTGGCGATGATCTTTCAGGATCCCATGACCTACCTCAACCCGGTGTTCCGCGTCGGCACCCAGCTGGTCGATGCGATCCGCGCGCAATCGGGCGGCAAGGCCAGCAAGGCCGAGGCGCGCGCGCTGGCTCTGGAGATGCTGGAAAAGGTCCACCTGCCCAACCCCGACCGCCAGTTCCGCGCCTATCCCCACGAGCTCTCCGGCGGCATGCGCCAGCGCGTGCTGATCGCCATGGCGCTGGCCGCCAAACCCAAGCTGCTCATCGCCGACGAGCCGACGACGGCGCTCGATGTCACCATTCAGGCCCAGATCCTCGACCTGATGGCCGAACTGGTCGAAGACATGGGGCTGACGATGATCATGATCTCCCACGACCTCGGCGTTGTGGCGCAGGTCTGCTCCCGCGTCGCGGTGATGTATGCCGGCAAGATCGTCGAAGACGCCCCGATCCGCCGCATCTTCGACGCGCCTTCGCACCCCTATACCCAGGGCCTTCTGGCCGCGCTGCCGCACCCCTTCAAACCGGTCGACAAGCTCGCCTCCATCCCCGGCTCCCTGCCAGACCTGCTGAACCCGCCGCCGGGCTGCCGCTTCGCCGCCCGCTGCCCCAAGGCCCACGCCGCCTGCGCCGCGCCGGTTGCCTTCCGCGAGGTGGAGCCCGGCCACAACGTCGCCTGCACGCTCTACGAGCCGACCGACATCAAGGAGCCCGCCCATGAGCACTGA
- a CDS encoding LysR family transcriptional regulator: MSFPLDRLALQLDWNLLRTFMVIVQERSITAAAVRLNVSQPSVSAALRRLEERLELRLVERGSGQTFLITREGEAVYREALEIYGGVVRLNDLAAEGGRSLSGNVVVCRSSHLEMDAITPVLEEFRQQHPRVTLSIRSASCHEVSQALQQRIASVGFCTQIDPAIQRVRAHPIQPQEFGVYCGPKHPLFRQSVIDPEALAASDVVGYEEDRMAGALSALALWRVRHGIGGKFIAAATGIIDLSELIESGTAIGCMARTHALRYGARLWQIPVQATPPVIDVFSVVDVERHMTPVETALLDHLEDAGLAARPVPRSET; encoded by the coding sequence ATGAGCTTCCCGCTCGACCGACTGGCTCTCCAGCTGGATTGGAACCTCCTGCGGACCTTCATGGTCATCGTGCAGGAGCGTTCGATCACGGCTGCCGCGGTGCGCCTGAACGTTTCTCAGCCCTCCGTCTCGGCCGCCCTGCGTCGCCTGGAAGAACGGCTGGAGCTGCGTCTGGTAGAGCGCGGCAGCGGCCAGACCTTCTTGATTACCCGTGAGGGCGAGGCGGTCTACCGCGAGGCGCTGGAAATCTACGGCGGCGTGGTGCGGCTCAACGACCTGGCGGCAGAAGGCGGGCGCTCGCTTTCCGGCAATGTCGTGGTCTGCCGTTCCTCTCACCTCGAGATGGATGCCATCACCCCGGTGCTCGAAGAGTTTCGCCAGCAGCACCCCCGCGTCACCCTGTCGATCCGCTCCGCCTCCTGCCACGAGGTCTCGCAGGCATTACAGCAGCGCATAGCCTCCGTAGGCTTCTGCACCCAGATCGACCCGGCCATCCAGCGGGTGCGCGCCCATCCGATCCAACCGCAGGAGTTTGGCGTCTACTGCGGCCCCAAGCACCCGTTGTTCCGCCAGTCGGTGATCGACCCCGAGGCGCTGGCCGCCTCCGATGTGGTCGGCTACGAAGAAGACCGAATGGCAGGCGCTCTCTCTGCGCTGGCGCTCTGGCGCGTGCGCCACGGCATCGGCGGCAAGTTCATCGCCGCCGCCACCGGCATCATCGACCTTTCGGAACTGATCGAAAGCGGCACCGCCATCGGATGCATGGCCCGCACCCACGCCCTGCGCTACGGCGCGCGGCTCTGGCAAATCCCGGTGCAGGCCACGCCGCCGGTGATCGACGTGTTTTCCGTGGTTGATGTCGAGCGCCATATGACCCCGGTAGAAACCGCGCTGCTCGATCACCTCGAAGACGCAGGCCTCGCCGCCCGCCCCGTGCCCCGCTCAGAAACCTGA